The Corylus avellana chromosome ca8, CavTom2PMs-1.0 genome has a segment encoding these proteins:
- the LOC132189615 gene encoding pentatricopeptide repeat-containing protein At3g63370, chloroplastic-like, with protein sequence MLKKARLNVQLQISKFGQKPIKTHSLKEVCKQASLQEAFQTLTRLFTEQNSLPFCLEESYSSVLELCAAKKALSHGQQVHAHMIKSYAVCDSVFLTTRLVFMYGKCGSLSSAEKMFDKMSHRTIFTWNAMIGAYVSNGGPLRALKLYRQMRVSGVPLDSCTFPSVLKACGELNNIRCGTEIHGLAIKCGYDCIVFVVNSIVAMYAKCGNLDGARQLFDSMTEKDDIVSWNCIISAYAANGQSVEALGLFRDMQSVGLAMNTYTFVATLQACEDSFFVKLGMEIHAAILKASHDVDVYLANALITMYARCGKMNEAARIFYKMDYKDYISWNAFLSGFVQNGLYEEAIKLFHDMQDADRKPDQVSVLNVIAASGRLGNLSKGRELHAYAIKRGFDSDLQIGNTIIDMYAKCGNVAYMGHAFDRMLDKDFISWTTIIAGYAQSKAYSKALEFFLKVQMEGMDVDAMMIASTLLACGGLKNISYLKEIHGYILRRGVSDLELQNSLIAVYGECENIVYAKRMFESIKFKDVVSWTSMITCYLHNAFANEALELVYLMKETNVEPDSIALVSILSGAASLSALNKGKEIHGFLIRKGFILEGSLANSLVDMYARCGDLENSYKVFNCMKQKSLALWTSMINANGMQGRGQAAIDLFNRMKGESIIPDHITFLVLLYACSHSGLIDEGRELLEVMQYDYHLEPWPEHYACLVDLLGRANCLEEAYRFVESMQIEPTAEVWCALLGACRVHPNKEIGQIAAQKLLELHPENPGNYVLTFGKTC encoded by the exons ATGTTGAAGAAAGCACGTCTAAACGTACAGCTCCAAATCTCCAAATTTGgccaaaaacccataaaaactCATTCTCTCAAAGAGGTTTGTAAGCAAGCAAGCcttcaagaagcttttcaaaCATTAACTCGTTTATTCACTGAACAAAATTCACTTCCGTTTTGTCTGGAGGAGTCTTATTCGTCAGTTCTTGAGCTCTGTGCAGCTAAGAAAGCTCTCTCACATGGGCAACAAGTGCATGCCCATATGATAAAGTCTTATGCTGTGTGTGACTCGGTGTTTTTGACTACTAGGCTTGTGTTCATGTATGGGAAATGTGGCTCTCTTTCGAGTGCAGAGAAGATGTTCGATAAAATGTCTCATCGAACCATTTTTACGTGGAATGCTATGATTGGTGCTTATGTTTCAAATGGGGGACCTCTGAGAGCTCTTAAACTGTATAGACAAATGCGGGTCTCGGGAGTTCCACTTGACTCTTGCACTTTTCCTTCTGTGCTAAAAGCTTGTGGTGAACTTAATAACATCCGCTGCGGGACTGAAATTCATGGTCTAGCTATCAAATGTGGATATGATTGTATTGTATTTGTTGTCAATTCAATTGTTGCGATGTATGCAAAGTGCGGTAATCTTGATGGGGCAAGGCAATTATTTGACAGTATGACCGAAAAGGATGATATTGTGTCCTGGAATTGTATAATTTCGGCATATGCAGCAAATGGACAATCTGTAGAGGCATTAGGACTTTTTAGAGATATGCAGAGCGTGGGTCTTGCTATGAACACGTATACTTTTGTTGCTACCCTTCAAGCCTGTGAGGATTCATTCTTTGTGAAACTTGGTATGGAGATCCATGCTGCTATTTTAAAAGCTAGTCATGATGTTGATGTTTATTTAGCTAATGCTTTGATTACTATGTATGCAAGATGTGGTAAAATGAATGAAGCTGCAAGAATTTTTTATAAGATGGATTATAAAGATTATATATCATGGAATGCTTTTCTCTCTGGTTTTGTCCAAAATGGCCTATATGAAGAAGCTATAAAGTTATTCCATGATATGCAGGATGCTGATAGAAAACCTGACCAGGTTTCAGTATTAAATGTTATTGCAGCATCTGGTCGATTGGGGAATTTATCAAAGGGAAGGGAACTTCACGCTTATGCAATAAAACGTGGATTTGATTCTGATTTGCAGATTGGGAATACAATAATTGATATGTACGCAAAGTGTGGCAATGTGGCCTATATGGGTCATGCTTTTGATAGGATGCTTGATAAGGACTTCATTTCTTGGACAACAATAATTGCTGGATATGCTCAGAGCAAAGCATATTCGAAGGCCTTAGAGTTTTTCTTGAAAGTGCAGATGGAAGGGATGGATGTTGATGCAATGATGATTGCAAGTACCCTACTGGCTTGTGGTGGCCTAAAGAACATTTCTTACCTTAAAGAAATTCATGGTTACATTTTGAGGAGAGGTGTGTCTGATCTTGAACTACAGAATTCACTTATTGCTGTCTATGGGGAGTGCGAGAACATTGTTTATGCAAAACGAATGTTTGAATCCATCAAATTTAAAGATGTTGTGTCTTGGACAAGCATGATTACTTGCTATCTCCATAATGCATTTGCAAATGAGGCTCTTGAACTTGTCTACTTGATGAAAGAAACTAATGTTGAACCTGATTCTATAGCTCTAGTGAGCATACTCTCAGGTGCTGCTAGTTTATCTGCCTtgaataaaggaaaagaaattcaTGGATTTCTGATTAGGAAGGGCTTCATCTTAGAGGGATCGCTTGCAAACTCTCTTGTCGATATGTATGCCCGCTGTGGAGATCTAGAGAACTCTTATAAGGTTTTCAATTGTATGAAACAAAAAAGTTTAGCTCTGTGGACAAGTATGATTAATGCAAATGGAATGCAGGGCCGTGGCCAAGCAGCAATCGATTTATTCAATAGGATGAAGGGTGAAAGCATTATTCCTGATCATATTACCTTTTTGGTACTTCTTTATGCATGCAGTCATTCAGGACTGATCGATGAAGGTAGAGAACTTCTGGAAGTTATGCAATATGATTATCATTTGGAGCCGTGGCCTGAGCATTATGCCTGTCTGGTTGATCTTTTGGGGCGTGCCAATTGCTTAGAAGAGGCATACCGATTCGTGGAAAGTATGCAGATTGAACCTACTGCTGAAGTTTGGTGTGCTCTCCTTGGGGCTTGCAGGGTTCACCCAAATAAAGAAATTGGACAAATTGCAGCACAAAAGCTCTTAGAATTGCATCCAGAAAATCCAGGAAATTATGTGTTG acatttggtaaaacatgctaa
- the LOC132189616 gene encoding uncharacterized protein LOC132189616 — MAEELEALWGKFSLTEEEQDGLEVAEEDVEEITAKGSHCLVGKLISDRFIGKRIIRAKLIRGWRPTGSLEFKVLGENTFLMDFEHEWDKIRVMEGRPWIFEGQLFSVAEYDGVTPPSEMNFDTAAFWVRMYKLPLSCMGREMGFKLGAIIGVVEDVDTDDDGIGWGEFLRVKVQVNVLKPLPRGRILKLKNKTLWIPFQYEKVPKFCFHCGVIRHGVGGCVNEELRWKHGKPKEPEYGPWLRAGSPKRRSENRRGNYGEDEFFHEEDSFHGSASESRPATFRPARVSTSDSNGRQKRKETRSEEGGISLNSANFPGAVAGVFPGGQRDHLMQDIPEKETHGDQGNLRKVSVTSQCGKNVGQKGENCGEKMRLNETNRQAEKGMLDTDGNYGLKTHQATSEGFYGDAVFSPTKENIGPYSHVGGDHLSPRVENGLVGPRSVPIRSWKKRARAKQGDATERADRTPTLGKRHADDDGNPEKNEKEKKKGKKVMEGERNAEFMMAVAGAQPRQEP; from the coding sequence ATGGCTGAAGAGTTGGAGGCTTTATGGGGAAAATTTTCTTTGACGGAAGAAGAACAAGATGGACTTGAGGTGGCTGAGGAGGATGTGGAAGAGATCACGGCCAAAGGTTCTCATTGTCTGGTAGGAAAGCTTATTTCTGACAGGTTCATTGGGAAGAGAATCATCAGGGCAAAGTTGATAAGAGGTTGGAGGCCGACCGGATCACTGGAATTTAAGGTGCTTGGAGAGAATACGTTTTTGATGGACTTTGAGCATGAATGGGATAAGATTAGAGTTATGGAGGGTCGTCCATGGATCTTTGAAGGTCAGCTTTTTTCGGTGGCCGAGTATGATGGTGTAACGCCGCCAAGTGAGATGAATTTTGACACGGCGGCATTTTGGGTTCGTATGTATAAGCTACCACTGTCGTGTATGGGAAGAGAGATGGGGTTTAAACTGGGAGCAATTATCGGAGTTGTGGAAGATGTCGACACAGATGATGATGGCATTGGATGGGGCGAATTTCTCCGTGTGAAAGTCCAAGTGAACGTCTTAAAGCCGTTGCCGAGAGGGAGAATCcttaaactgaaaaataaaactttgtgGATCCCTTTCCAATATGAAAAGGTACCcaagttttgttttcattgtggGGTTATCCGCCATGGAGTTGGGGGATGCGTGAATGAGGAACTACGTTGGAAACATGGAAAACCAAAGGAACCGGAGTATGGGCCGTGGTTGCGAGCAGGCTCGCCCAAAAGGCGTTCGGAGAATAGAAGGGGCAACTATGGCGAGGATGAGTTTTTCCATGAAGAGGACAGCTTTCATGGCTCTGCATCGGAGTCACGGCCAGCTACTTTCCGGCCGGCGAGAGTCTCAACCTCGGACAGTAACGGACGCCAGAAAAGGAAGGAAACACGGAGCGAAGAAGGTGGGATTTCATTAAATTCCGCTAATTTTCCTGGAGCTGTAGCTGGTGTATTCCCTGGTGGGCAGCGTGATCATTTAATGCAAGATATTCCAGAGAAGGAAACGCACGGTGATCAAGGGAATTTAAGGAAGGTATCCGTTACTTCTCAATGTGGAAAGAACGTGGGGCAAAAGGGAGAGAATTGTGGAGAAAAGATGCGCTTGAATGAGACAAACAGACAAGCTGAGAAAGGAATGCTGGACACGGATGGAAATTATGGACTTAAAACCCATCAGGCCACGTCAGAAGGCTTTTATGGGGATGCAGTTTTTTCACCAACAAAGGAGAATATTGGGCCTTATTCTCACGTGGGCGGTGACCATCTCTCACCAAGAGTGGAAAATGGGCTGGTAGGCCCAAGGAGTGTGCCAATTCGCTCATGGAAAAAACGAGCACGAGCGAAACAGGGAGATGCTACTGAAAGGGCTGACCGGACACCAACCTTGGGGAAAAGGCATGCAGATGACGATGGGAATccagaaaaaaatgaaaaagaaaagaaaaaaggaaagaaggttATGGAGGGGGAACGAAATGCTGAATTTATGATGGCGGTGGCTGGTGCTCAGCCCCGCCAAGAGCCATGA
- the LOC132190553 gene encoding G-type lectin S-receptor-like serine/threonine-protein kinase SD2-5: protein METRGFFHFLAFMCLSVHLLSETCLASNQSIGKIDPGFEASQMLYIDNDGKFLLSVNKTFAFGFITTENDVTLFLLAIIHLQSLKVVWTANRGSPVSNSDKFVFDEKGNVSLQKGDRVVWSTGTGGTGSTAMELQESGNLVLLGNGSKVIWQSFSHPTDTLLPNQDFVEGLRLVSDPSSNNLTYILEIKSGDMILSAGFQNPQPYWTMSKDIRTTINKDGGMVAVASIKATSWRFYDQNKVSLLRQLTISDSSDPTATWIAVLGNDGFISFYNLGGGQTSPASSTKIPSDRCSTPEPCDAYSICVSENRCQCPSVLSTSNCNTGIVSPCGGSDGSMELVNAGDWLNYFALGFVSPFSKSDLDGCKASCNGNCSCLALFFQNSTGNCFLFDQIGSFQNSDNGSGFVTYIKILTNGSPGGDGSSKKRFPYVVIIAIGTILVIAGLLYLGFRYYRKKRRLPESPLETSEEDNFLENLSGMPIRFSYIDLRSATNNFSVKLGQGGFGSVYQGILPDGTRVAVKKLEGIGQGKKEFRAEVSTIGSIHHLHLVRIKGFCAEGAHRLLAYEFMPNGSLDKWIFRKNKDEFLLDWDTRFNIAVGTAKGLAYLHEDCDAKIVHCDIKPENVLLDDKFHAKVSDFGLAKLMTREQSHVFTTLRGTRGYLAPEWITNYAISEKSDVYSYGMVLLEIIGGRKNFDPIETSEKSHFPSYAFKMLEEGKLRDILDSKLTIDIENDERVFTAIKVALWCVQEDMQLRPSMTKVVQMLEGLSAVPRPPTSSPLGARMYNSIFKSSSEEGTSSGPSDCNSDAYLSAVRLSGPR, encoded by the coding sequence ATGGAAACCCGGGGCTTCTTTCATTTCCTAGCATTCATGTGCTTGTCTGTCCACCTCCTATCCGAAACATGTTTGGCTAGTAATCAAAGTATTGGCAAGATTGATCCTGGATTTGAAGCATCTCAGATGTTGTATATTGATAACGATGGAAAATTTCTTTTATCCGTGAACAAGACATTTGCTTTTGGCTTTATCACTACCGAAAATGATGTCACATTGTTCCTACTAGCAATCATTCACTTGCAGAGTTTAAAAGTTGTGTGGACTGCAAATAGAGGTTCTCCAGTTTCAAACTCTGATAAATTTGTGTTCGATGAAAAGGGCAATGTGTCCTTACAAAAAGGAGACCGTGTGGTTTGGTCAACAGGAACTGGTGGCACAGGAAGCACTGCAATGGAATTGCAGGAATCAGGGAATTTGGTTTTGCTTGGGAATGGAAGTAAAGTAATTTGGCAGAGTTTTAGCCATCCCACGGATACCCTATTACCAAACCAAGATTTTGTTGAAGGACTGAGACTTGTAAGCGATCCTAGCTCCAATAACTTGACTTATATTCTTGAGATCAAGTCCGGCGACATGATACTTTCTGCGGGTTTTCAAAATCCACAGCCTTATTGGACTATGAGTAAGGACATCAGAACTACCATCAACAAAGATGGTGGCATGGTCGCTGTGGCATCTATCAAAGCAACTTCATGGAGGTTCTATGATCAAAACAAAGTATCGTTGCTGCGGCAGTTGACTATTTCAGACAGCTCTGACCCAACTGCCACTTGGATTGCAGTCTTAGGAAATGATGGCTTTATCTCTTTCTACAATCTTGGAGGTGGACAAACAAGTCCtgcttcatcaacaaaaatacCGAGCGACCGATGCAGCACCCCGGAACCGTGTGATGCATATTCCATATGTGTCAGTGAAAACAGATGCCAATGCCCTTCAGTTCTTAGTACCTCAAATTGCAACACTGGGATTGTCTCTCCATGCGGCGGCTCGGATGGTTCTATGGAGCTTGTGAATGCTGGGGATTGGCTCAATTATTTTGCACTTGGGTTTGTTTCACCCTTTTCTAAATCTGATTTGGATGGTTGCAAAGCCTCCTGTAATGGTAACTGCTCATGCCTTGCTTTGTTCTTCCAAAACAGTACAGGAAATTGCTTTCTGTTTGACCAGATAGGTAGCTTCCAAAACTCCGATAATGGCTCTGGATTTGTTACATACATTAAGATCTTGACCAATGGAAGCCCTGGAGGGGATGGAAGCAGCAAAAAACGCTTCCCATATGTTGTGATTATAGCTATTGGAACTATACTTGTCATCGCGGGTTTACTTTATCTGGGATTCCGATACtacagaaaaaagagaagattgcCTGAATCTCCCCTTGAGACTTCAGAGGAGGATAATTTCTTGGAGAACTTGTCGGGGATGCCAATCCGTTTTAGTTACATAGATCTTCGATCTGCGACTAATAATTTCTCTGTGAAGCTTGGGCAAGGGGGTTTTGGCTCAGTTTACCAAGGGATCCTCCCTGATGGGACTCGGGTGGCTGTGAAGAAGTTAGAAGGCATTGGACAAGGAAAGAAGGAGTTTCGAGCAGAAGTTAGCACCATTGGCAGCATCCATCATCTCCACTTGGTGCGGATCAAAGGCTTCTGCGCCGAAGGAGCTCATCGCCTTCTTGCTTATGAATTCATGCCAAATGGGTCTTTAGACAAATGGATTTTTAGGAAAAACAAGGATGAGTTCCTGCTGGATTGGGACACCAGATTCAACATTGCTGTGGGAACAGCAAAAGGACTAGCTTACCTCCATGAAGATTGTGATGCCAAGATTGTCCACTGTGATATAAAGCCTGAAAATGTGCTTCTTGATGATAAGTTCCATGCCAAAGTCTCAGATTTTGGTTTAGCTAAGCTAATGACTAGAGAGCAAAGCCATGTTTTCACAACCCTAAGAGGCACGAGGGGGTACCTTGCACCAGAGTGGATCACAAACTATGCTATATCAGAGAAGAGCGATGTTTATAGCTATGGGATGGTGCTGTTGGAGATCATTGGTGGAAGAAAAAACTTTGATCCAATAGAAACTTCAGAGAAATCCCATTTCCCATCCTATGCTTTTAAGATGCTGGAAGAAGGCAAACTAAGAGACATCCTGGATTCAAAGCTGACAATAGATATTGAAAACGATGAGAGAGTTTTTACTGCTATTAAGGTTGCATTGTGGTGCGTACAGGAAGATATGCAGCTCAGGCCATCCATGACAAAAGTCGTCCAAATGCTTGAAGGTCTCAGCGCTGTGCCTCGGCCTCCAACTTCCTCTCCACTGGGTGCTCGAATGTACAACAGTATCTTCAAATCAAGCAGTGAGGAAGGCACCTCCTCAGGCCCATCGGACTGCAATAGTGATGCCTATCTTTCTGCTGTGCGGCTTTCAGGCCCAAGATAA